The sequence below is a genomic window from Microcebus murinus isolate Inina chromosome 4, M.murinus_Inina_mat1.0, whole genome shotgun sequence.
TGAGAAGGTTTTCcaggtattcaaagggaattgagtattGATCTAACACTTTGGTCACTGAAGCCTGTGGACACTGGGGGACATCTCCTCAGTGTGCACTTGAGAAGCACCTGCTTTCTGAAGCTCCGGAAGTTGACAGGAGCTTTCTCGAAGATTCTTAATGATGCAGAGTTTCATAAAGAGCTTGTTTCAGTGTGCAGGGCTGAGGTCTCCACTATTAGTTCCGCTCACTTTGGGGCTATAGCTTTCCCTGGTATTTGATACTTCTTCTTTATTCCCTGAGATGATCAAACATTTGTGTTAGCCCAATTCTTATAATATGCCCCTTTCCCTCACCAGAGTGCTCTTTGTTTCTGTGCTGAACTCGCTGTGACACAGAGATGTAGGAGAAAGAAGATGCCTGAGGAAGAGAATACCGGGACAAGGAACAGCCTATGCAAAGACCCTATGGAGGGTACATGGCCACTGTTTTAAGGGACATAGAAGCCAGagtagaggaaggagaagaggagtaGGAGACAAGGTCTGAAATTTAGCATGGGGCTAGATCATTTCGAGTTTTGTGGATCACTGTAAGTCCTTTGGCTTATGCTTTGAAGAAAATGGGATATATTACAAGATTTGCTTAATTAAAGATTAGTTTAACTTGtgtctaatttctttattttttaaaaactttgctaTGTTTCCAAAATCAAAACTTCATAGCAagatttgtttaaaacaaaagaaaaaggttatCTTCTGTCCCTATCTGTACCTGCTCCATTTCCATTCTTCCCTATAGGTAATCATTTTTGCTCACGTTGACTTCTCCTCCCaatattattgtctttttaaatttttatttttaattattatgggttaTTTTGGGGTTTTAATCAAATATTGGAAAATACACATGCAAATCTGTattcttccccttttctttcaCAGTGTGACATGtactattaattattttctgcatttttttccttgtcaatACTATATTCTGGTGATTACTCTCTATCATACCTAGAAATCATCCTCACACCTGGAAAGGCTGCCCCTATCAATGGATATTCAGGTGTCAATCTGTTGCTAATTAAATAGGATCCCAGTAACTTACCTTGCGCATGTGTTAGTCTGTACTTGTGTCAATATTTCTTTGGGATAATTTCttagaagtgggattgttggctACCTGCAAATATTGCCAAATATTCCTCCATAggagttattttattctttattttcaccaTCAGCATAGGATGGTCTCTATTTACCTTTAGCCTCCTTAAATTTTTGCAGTTTGAAATCCTTATACACAAGAAATGATATCtcggtgttttatttatttatttgtttgtttgtttatttttgtaaagattagGTGTCACTATGTTCAGCCAGTCTAAAACCCCAGGCTGTACTTGAACGCCTGGCCTCAGATGATCCTCTTGTCTCacccttccaaagtgctgggattacaagtgggagccaccgtgtctggttcttggtgttttatttttcagtcgAAAGAGAGTATTAGCCAGATTCTATTCTCCCTCTACTTACAGATTTgacttttttaagaaaagattataatttattGGTGAAGTGATAATTTTACCAATTTTTGGTTAAATCAGACAAGCAATGAAGGGAAAGCTCAGGGAAATCATTGGATTAACACTCATTTTAAGGAGTTaagagcttttttttaaaaaaaaaaaaactcagaggaTTTAGATCACATATAGCCCTTGGGGTCCAAGACCTCAGAATGTTGACAGGaaaatttctggaaaagtttATGCTGTCAAAACTGTTTACAAAATAAgggttaaatgaattaaaagacttgtcatttccttttttacATTAATATCAATTCTATCTTAAAGGAAAGGGCTATAgtgtaaatatatttgaatttttatctattttctatGTATCTTCGTCATGGCCTTAATATTTCATGTAACGATCTTGAGAAATCTATTCTGGGAGCATGAAACACTGGTGGCACTAACACACTAGAATTTGGCTGTATTTAAAAACAGGGTGACCAGAAACCTGATGATGTTGGTTATGATTCAAGATTCTCAGATCATTCTCAGATAGGACCAGGATACCCAGGAAGGATGAAAATCAGCACAACAAATACAGATGGAAAGTTTTCTCTAACGTGCCTGTAACGTACCCACTtccagatatgaaactattacATTGTATCCAAAAGATCCAGATTTCTGACTGAATGAAGTGTTGAATCCTTAGGGGGCCACATTGATATGTTTCAATACCTTGGCTTTAATTTTATGGTCCATCATAAAGCTATTAACAGAAATTTAGCCTATTTTAGAtctgttatataaaattatgactTAAAAGTTTGATGTCTTGTTATAGTTTATAACagatgaaaatacaaataagccCCTATAAAACAAAAGTCAATTTATTAAAACTAAGTATTCTTGAAGATGGATGATGGTaacatctttttactttcttaaagaaatatttgcttcTTATAATAGGTATCACttgtaaaaaaattctttttaaaaagttataatgaaTTTGGTACTGGGGCACTGAGAAAAGAACTGTGATAAAAGTTATTGGTAGATTAAAACATtgagttaaaattaaataatgcatgctgaatgactttttattttaactttttattttggcataattttaaaattacagataagATGGTAACAATTTAGGAAGAATTCCTGTATGCCTTTCACCCAGTTTTcgcaaatgttaacattttactacaTGTTTTTCACACACTGATTGATAATAATTGATACCTCTTTATTCTCATATACTTAAGTGTGTATTTACTAACAACAAGGATACTCTTGTAAATGACCGTGGTGCGATTGCAAATATCAGCAAATTAACAATGATATGTCATATTTAAACTATAGACCTTATTTGACCCTGAAGGACTTATTTGTCTCATTCATTAAAATTTCAGTTGCTCTTTCAGTTTTTTAAGTTAGGCTTTCTATCAGGGCTGATGCCAGTGTCCCTGTCAAGTCATCAGAACCAACAAGTCTCTTCAGATTCCACTGACAAGTCCTTTGTGTACACGTGCATATTTTATAGACACTGTTAATgactcagaactgctttagtGATATCAAGTGGACAAGATATTTAGCAATTTAAGGTTGTTAAATTGGAGTGCTCAAGTCAAAATTCatcattggaaaaataaaaggattgatTTTGAATGATCTATGAAACAAAGTTTAACCTACCATTTGCAACTGAATGTATATACCATTCTCACAATATCACAGAGAGAATTTTCatgataattaaaagtaaaatctgaaaattaatGCATGTTTTGTATCAATATTAACTTCcaatattataacattataaagCAGCTTACTACTGGTAtgttaatgcaaaaaaaaaaaaaaaaaagacagagagagaaagacaagaacttgcagtttggttttgttttgtttttgttttctctcccaaCTCAAAGGACTGTTAGTTAGACtataagtcatttattttatagtagaaCATACCTTTTCCATAATTCTCTTCAAAGCATTTTTGACTTCCTGGTTTCTCAGGCTGTATATTAAAGGATTTAGCATGGGAATTACTATAATATAGAACACAGAAGCTATTTTGTCTGTATCTAGAGAATGATTTGTTTTTGGCTGCATGTACATGAAGATAACTGTACCATAAAATATGGTGATGGAAGTCAGGTGGGAGGCACAAgtagaaaatgccttttgtcTCCCTTCAGCAGAATTAATCCTCAGAATGGCCAACAGAATTAATATGTAGGAGACAAGGAtaataagaagagagaaaagtatATTGAAACCAGCAAATATGAACAACATCAGTTCCTTTATATGTTTGTAATGTGTTTTACGGCAGGCCAGACCTACCAGGGGAACATCATCACAATAGAAGTGGTTTATTACATTGGaatcacagaaagacaagtgGAATGTAAGAGTTGCCTGGAGCAGTCCCACAGAAAAGCCATACAAATATGTGCCAACCACCATTTGAGTACAGACCCTTCTGTTCATGACAATGGTATAGAGTAAGGGGTTGCAGATGGCCGCATATCTGTCGCACGCCATAACTGAGAGCATATATACTTCGCAGACCACAAACATGACAAAGCAAAACAACTGAGTGGCACAAGCAGGTAAggatattcttttaaattcttggaGGAAGTTCACCAGGGTGTTAGGGGTAACAGAGGAAGTATAGCAAAGATCAATGAAAGCTAGGTGGCTGAGGAAAAAATACATGGGTGTATGAAGCTGAGGACTAATAGAAATTAGCATAATTAACCCAAGGTTACCCATGACACTAATTAAGTAAATCACTAGAAAGATTCCAAAAAGAAGGGCTTGAAGATCTGGACTGTCTGTGAGTCCCAAGAGAATGAATTCAGTCACTTCTGAGTTATTGCTTTTGGCCATGGTGTAGAAGAGTGTATCATACC
It includes:
- the LOC105861321 gene encoding olfactory receptor 5AL1-like, with product MAKSNNSEVTEFILLGLTDSPDLQALLFGIFLVIYLISVMGNLGLIMLISISPQLHTPMYFFLSHLAFIDLCYTSSVTPNTLVNFLQEFKRISLPACATQLFCFVMFVVCEVYMLSVMACDRYAAICNPLLYTIVMNRRVCTQMVVGTYLYGFSVGLLQATLTFHLSFCDSNVINHFYCDDVPLVGLACRKTHYKHIKELMLFIFAGFNILFSLLIILVSYILILLAILRINSAEGRQKAFSTCASHLTSITIFYGTVIFMYMQPKTNHSLDTDKIASVFYIIVIPMLNPLIYSLRNQEVKNALKRIMEKVCSTIK